In Lachnospiraceae bacterium, the DNA window GTGGCAATGCTCATGTGCATGCTCTGTGCCATTCTCATTGGTATGTGTATGGGTGTGTTCATGATCATGTACGTGTTCTGTGCACTCTTCATGGCTGTGCTCATGAGTGTGTTCGTGCTCATGATCGTGGCAATGCTCGTGGCTGTACTCTGTACCATCCTCATGAACATGTGCATGTGCGTGTTCATGGCCGTGATCGTGATCTCCATGGTCGTGTTCATGCTCTTCATACTCCAGATGCACATCAAAATCATAGGCCTTGATGCCGCATTTCTCCGTTGTTCCAAAATGCAGATGATAGCCATCTACCCCCAGACTTGCCAGCGCATCCTCCAGCACCTTTCTGTCTGCCCCCAGATCAAGAAGCGCTCCTACGGTCATATCACCGCTGATTCCTGAATTACACTCCAGATATAATGTTTTTTTCATTATTTCTTCACCGCCATTCTGTTTATTTGTGTTGCAATGTATCCGGCTCCATAGCCATTATCAATATTTACTACTGAAATTCCATTTGCACAGGAATTGATCATGGTAAGAAGAGCTGACAGACCATGGAAGCTGGCCCCATACCCCACAGATGTAGGTACTGCGATCACCGGTGCATCTGCCAGTCCTGCAATCACAGTTCCAAGAGCCCCCTCCATTCCTGCTACTGCGATAATGCAGTTTGCTTTGGAAATACGCTCTCTCTGGCTTAACAGCCTGTGAATGCCTGCAACTCCCACATCATAGATGCGGTCTACCTTTGTGCCAAAATACTCCGCTGTCTGGGCTGCCTCCTCTGCCACCGGGATATCTGCTGTACCACCGGTACAAACTGCCACACATCCCACATGCTCCTTATCCGGCTTTTCCACCTTTACAATACGGGAAATAGGATCATAAACTGCTGCCGGCACCAGAGAACGGATCAGCTCATACTGCTCCTTGCTGGCTCTGGTTCCAAGGACTTCCCCGTCCCTTTCATAAAATTTCAGGAATATCTCTTTCAAATACGGGTCCGGCTTTCCCTGGCAGAAAATGGTTTCGCCAAAACCGGAACGCAGCTTCCTGTGATGATCCAGCTTTGCATAGCCCAGATCCTCATAGGGCAGATCTTTTAACTTTTCTTCTGCCTCTGCAATATCCAGCTGGCCCGCCTTTACCTGCTCCAGCATCTTATGCACATCCATGCTTCATTCTGCCACTCAAAATGTGTTGAAATATACTCAAACACATCGAGAAATTGAAGTCCTTGCGGATACTTCTTACTGCTTCATTGTGTATGCTTTGGCGATTGTAAACAATACGCTACTCACAAATTCTTGTACACTCCACAGTCGTAAATTCCTGCGATAGCCCGCAGTACATACTTACGTTTGCGTTGATTATGCAACTTCGTAAGTTAAAGCATCTCTTAGATTAAGAGCAGCGTTAAAATCCCTATCCTCGACATAGCCACAATCACAACGGTATATTCTGTCTGAAAGCTTCAAATCTTTCTTGACAGCACCACAACAGTGACATATTTTGGATGATGGATACCATCTGTCTACGACTCTTAATTCAATACCATTTTCATCACACTTCGCTTTAAGCTTAGTTCTAAATTCATAGAACTTTTGTGATCCTACGGCTTTTGATAGATGTCTGTTCTTCATCATTCCTGATACATTCAAATCTTCAATCGTTATATAAGATGGTTTGGTTTTCACTATCTCGGCTATTGATTTATTGATATAATCAGTACGGATATTATCTATTTTATGATGAAGTCTTTGCACTTTGAGCTTTTGCTTTTGTATATTCTTTTGAGTGGACTCTCCTTTCTTTAAATTTTCATACTTGCGTGAGAGACATCTTTGTTCTCTGCGCAATTTCTTTTCCAATTTCTTAACTCTTGCTGACTTATTGATATTTTTATAAGTTTTACCATTAGAAACAATCGCCAGGTCTTTCAATCCCAGGTCAATTCCCATACCGTCATTGCTATTATTAACAATCTTAGCGTCGGGAATTTCTACAAGAACTGACACATAATATCTGTCTGCTTTGATGGATACTGTACCGCTTTTGATCTTCCATCCATCTTTAGTTGTTGGTATATAGCCTTTTTCTTTCATGCGTACCCAACCTAAAGTGGGTATGTTTAACCTATGTCTCTCGCATCTACAATCTTTAGGATTATTCTTTACGAAATACATTTT includes these proteins:
- the larB gene encoding nickel pincer cofactor biosynthesis protein LarB, which translates into the protein MDVHKMLEQVKAGQLDIAEAEEKLKDLPYEDLGYAKLDHHRKLRSGFGETIFCQGKPDPYLKEIFLKFYERDGEVLGTRASKEQYELIRSLVPAAVYDPISRIVKVEKPDKEHVGCVAVCTGGTADIPVAEEAAQTAEYFGTKVDRIYDVGVAGIHRLLSQRERISKANCIIAVAGMEGALGTVIAGLADAPVIAVPTSVGYGASFHGLSALLTMINSCANGISVVNIDNGYGAGYIATQINRMAVKK
- a CDS encoding transposase; amino-acid sequence: MRKLLKSFKTEIDPTVEQKIKINKTIGTCRYVYNFYLGHNKALYDKGEKFMTGKSFSVWLNNEYIPDNPDKIWIKEAYSKAVKKSIEDGCTAFTRFFKHQSAFPNFKKKGKSDVKMYFVKNNPKDCRCERHRLNIPTLGWVRMKEKGYIPTTKDGWKIKSGTVSIKADRYYVSVLVEIPDAKIVNNSNDGMGIDLGLKDLAIVSNGKTYKNINKSARVKKLEKKLRREQRCLSRKYENLKKGESTQKNIQKQKLKVQRLHHKIDNIRTDYINKSIAEIVKTKPSYITIEDLNVSGMMKNRHLSKAVGSQKFYEFRTKLKAKCDENGIELRVVDRWYPSSKICHCCGAVKKDLKLSDRIYRCDCGYVEDRDFNAALNLRDALTYEVA